A genomic stretch from Desulfolutivibrio sulfodismutans DSM 3696 includes:
- a CDS encoding sensor histidine kinase, producing MRDANRFKVFFNSIKGKIFTLFLVAFLAASGLTLLNVWTLSAMRERLVLSERYDDFLNAILEARRFEKNLFIYGEKENYRDGMAYLDQAATALAELGGDIVRISDAGDLANIQETLTRYRQEFSALESARLSGMDVARGTGKQLVDLASDLIATKRERIHRTIVVVSLLPCAYLGIFLVFMAFLIKVINHSLLRPLGLVGQITARVATGDFSPVRHGGHHIVEIAGLLDALDRMALELAAHQEDLLQARKIAALGTLTAGIAHEINNPINNIMLSAESMIEIHGQDLDEDGREIVSDILSQAERAGEIVRNLLDFSRTEKARFSPLSPEVIVESSLALVKNQIMISGLTVGVDVPPGLPGVVGNLRHLQQVFVNLLQNAVHATAPGGRIDILAREEPNSVRLEVRDTGKGIDKALLPHIFEPFFTTKDVGKGTGLGLAVTYSIIKRHSGRIEVESEPGLGTTFIIHLPRTAAPADKEESEHAV from the coding sequence ATGCGCGACGCGAATCGGTTCAAGGTCTTTTTCAATTCCATCAAGGGGAAAATATTCACCCTGTTTTTGGTGGCTTTTCTGGCGGCAAGCGGCCTGACCCTGCTCAATGTCTGGACGTTGTCGGCAATGCGCGAGCGGCTGGTCCTGTCGGAACGCTATGATGACTTTCTCAATGCCATCCTGGAGGCCAGGCGGTTCGAGAAGAACCTGTTCATTTACGGCGAAAAGGAAAATTATCGCGATGGGATGGCCTACCTGGACCAAGCCGCGACGGCCCTGGCCGAGTTGGGCGGAGACATCGTCAGGATATCCGATGCCGGTGATCTCGCGAATATCCAGGAGACCCTGACCCGGTACCGGCAGGAGTTCTCGGCCCTGGAAAGCGCCCGTCTCTCCGGCATGGACGTCGCCAGGGGCACGGGGAAACAACTGGTGGACCTGGCCTCTGACCTCATCGCCACCAAACGTGAACGCATCCACAGGACCATCGTCGTGGTCTCCCTGCTGCCGTGCGCCTATCTGGGGATATTTCTGGTGTTCATGGCCTTCCTCATCAAGGTCATAAACCACAGCCTGCTGCGGCCTCTGGGCTTGGTGGGGCAGATCACGGCCCGGGTGGCCACGGGCGACTTCAGCCCGGTCAGGCACGGCGGGCACCATATCGTGGAGATTGCCGGGCTCCTGGACGCCCTGGACCGCATGGCCCTGGAACTGGCCGCGCACCAGGAGGATCTGCTCCAGGCCCGCAAGATCGCGGCCCTGGGCACGCTGACGGCCGGCATCGCCCACGAGATCAACAACCCCATCAACAACATCATGCTCTCGGCCGAGAGCATGATCGAGATCCACGGCCAGGACCTGGACGAGGACGGCCGGGAGATCGTCTCGGACATCCTGTCCCAGGCCGAGCGGGCCGGGGAGATCGTCCGCAACCTGCTCGATTTTTCCCGCACGGAAAAGGCCAGATTCAGCCCGTTGTCCCCGGAAGTGATCGTGGAAAGCTCCCTGGCCCTGGTCAAAAACCAGATCATGATTTCCGGGCTGACCGTCGGCGTGGACGTGCCGCCCGGCCTCCCCGGCGTGGTCGGCAACCTGCGCCACCTGCAGCAGGTGTTCGTCAACCTGCTGCAAAACGCCGTGCATGCCACCGCGCCGGGGGGGCGTATCGACATCTTGGCCCGGGAAGAGCCCAACTCCGTGCGCCTGGAGGTGCGCGACACCGGAAAGGGCATCGACAAGGCCCTTCTCCCGCACATCTTCGAGCCTTTTTTCACCACCAAGGACGTAGGCAAGGGCACCGGGCTGGGGCTCGCCGTGACCTATTCCATCATCAAACGTCACAGCGGGCGCATCGAGGTGGAGAGCGAACCCGGCCTGGGAACCACCTTCATCATCCACCTGCCCAGGACCGCCGCTCCGGCGGACAAGGAGGAGTCCGAGCATGCCGTCTAG
- a CDS encoding universal stress protein: protein MEKILVGIDSERPALEALIRALCLAARINARVCVLVVHPPGKTLETNRDRPALRLVESEIDSARTAGTSVEVFVAEGDFDREMIEAAGRMKTTFLVASAVAGDEPGGDREAERLTRILHGVDCRVELVSPKKNTKPEKEGL from the coding sequence ATGGAAAAAATCCTCGTCGGTATCGACTCCGAGCGCCCTGCCCTGGAGGCGCTCATCCGGGCATTGTGCCTGGCCGCGCGCATAAACGCCCGGGTGTGCGTTCTGGTGGTTCACCCCCCAGGCAAGACCTTGGAGACGAACAGGGATCGGCCCGCCCTGCGCCTGGTCGAATCCGAGATCGACTCCGCCAGGACGGCCGGGACCAGTGTGGAGGTGTTCGTTGCCGAGGGGGATTTCGACCGTGAGATGATCGAGGCGGCGGGGCGGATGAAGACCACGTTTCTGGTGGCTTCCGCCGTTGCCGGGGACGAACCGGGGGGGGACCGCGAAGCCGAACGCCTGACAAGGATCCTGCATGGCGTGGACTGCCGGGTTGAACTGGTTTCGCCCAAAAAGAACACGAAACCTGAAAAGGAAGGGCTATGA
- a CDS encoding sulfite exporter TauE/SafE family protein, with protein MSIPMELYLPIAGNSVNIAAIFGLGGAVGLLSGIFGVGGGFLMTPLLIMMGIPPTVAAASDSNQIVGASTSGTLAHLRLGNVDVKMGVLLLVGGVLGGTVGVEIIKALRRMGNADFLINITYVLMLGLVGGYMFIESLQSMKKSKAPSEPEPERHTKSNAFARLVAALPWQMEFSRSGVRMSPILPLILGGLVGVLSAIMGVGGGFIMVPVMVYLLRMPMHVVVGTSLFQILFTCINVTIMQSVSNHTVDFVLALLLLVGSSLGAQVGARVGRKLHGDQLKILLASLVLVVMGKILYELIARPDVLLAYAGGH; from the coding sequence ATGAGCATACCCATGGAACTGTACCTGCCCATCGCGGGAAACAGCGTGAATATTGCCGCGATTTTCGGCCTGGGGGGAGCGGTGGGCCTGCTGTCGGGTATCTTCGGGGTGGGCGGGGGATTTTTGATGACCCCGCTTCTGATCATGATGGGCATTCCCCCGACCGTGGCCGCGGCCTCGGATTCCAACCAGATCGTGGGGGCCTCCACCTCCGGAACCCTGGCGCATCTGCGCCTGGGCAACGTGGATGTGAAGATGGGTGTTCTGCTGCTGGTCGGCGGAGTCCTGGGCGGGACCGTGGGCGTGGAGATCATCAAGGCCCTGCGCCGAATGGGCAATGCCGATTTTCTTATCAACATCACCTACGTGCTCATGCTCGGGCTGGTGGGCGGCTACATGTTCATCGAGAGCCTGCAGTCCATGAAAAAAAGCAAGGCCCCGTCCGAACCCGAACCCGAAAGGCACACCAAGTCAAACGCCTTCGCGCGCCTGGTGGCCGCGCTGCCCTGGCAGATGGAGTTCAGCCGTTCCGGGGTGCGCATGTCGCCCATCCTGCCCCTCATCCTCGGAGGGCTGGTAGGGGTGCTCTCGGCCATCATGGGCGTGGGCGGCGGGTTCATCATGGTTCCGGTCATGGTCTACCTTCTGCGCATGCCCATGCACGTGGTGGTGGGCACCAGCCTTTTCCAGATCCTTTTCACCTGCATCAACGTCACCATCATGCAATCCGTCTCCAACCACACCGTGGACTTCGTCCTGGCCCTGTTGCTGCTCGTCGGCTCATCGCTCGGGGCTCAGGTCGGGGCCAGGGTCGGCAGGAAGCTGCACGGGGACCAGCTCAAGATCCTTCTGGCTTCCCTGGTGCTCGTGGTCATGGGCAAGATTCTCTACGAACTGATTGCCAGGCCGGACGTGCTTCTGGCCTATGCGGGGGGGCATTAG
- a CDS encoding TIGR02186 family protein, translating to MKHIMLCTILLLLPCTALAGEGEFSVSPQAIQIHALYNGSTIRAEGIVPEGSQVVLRFLGAPGDVDMKQKGKALGLLWMNMGNVRFDKVPAVFLVASSAPLADMGSAGAALGMADLTGQVGIEPDDADRDVLLPELLKLKQDEGLYREMSGTVTMGPAKDGMQPFTADMPIPSRLSPGDYAVEVHALKDGREVFTASRAMDVKMVGIPFMMADMAFNHGVWYGVLASVIAILAGLGIGLVFQSKEAH from the coding sequence ATGAAACACATCATGCTTTGCACCATATTGCTTCTTTTACCGTGTACGGCCCTGGCCGGTGAGGGGGAATTCTCCGTAAGCCCCCAGGCCATCCAGATCCACGCCCTTTACAACGGCTCGACCATCAGGGCGGAAGGAATCGTTCCGGAAGGGTCCCAGGTCGTGCTGCGCTTTCTCGGCGCTCCCGGAGACGTGGACATGAAACAAAAGGGGAAAGCTTTGGGGCTTTTGTGGATGAACATGGGAAACGTGCGTTTCGACAAGGTTCCGGCCGTGTTCCTGGTGGCCTCGTCCGCGCCGCTTGCGGACATGGGGTCGGCCGGGGCGGCTCTGGGCATGGCCGACCTGACCGGACAGGTGGGCATCGAGCCGGACGACGCCGACCGGGATGTCTTGTTGCCGGAGTTGTTGAAACTCAAGCAGGATGAGGGGCTTTACCGCGAAATGTCCGGCACCGTGACCATGGGCCCGGCAAAGGACGGCATGCAGCCTTTTACTGCGGACATGCCCATTCCCTCGCGTCTGTCCCCCGGGGACTACGCCGTGGAGGTGCACGCCCTGAAGGACGGCCGTGAGGTCTTCACCGCCTCGCGGGCCATGGACGTGAAAATGGTGGGCATCCCCTTCATGATGGCCGACATGGCCTTCAACCATGGGGTCTGGTACGGGGTTTTGGCCTCGGTCATCGCCATTCTGGCCGGACTCGGCATCGGACTGGTCTTCCAGAGCAAGGAGGCTCATTAA